The following proteins are encoded in a genomic region of Amycolatopsis sulphurea:
- a CDS encoding metal ABC transporter permease — translation MDGMFDFAKTWDLITALPSVQTALVAAAVLGLVAGILGPLIVMRRMSFAVHGTSELAFTGAAGALLLGVGVEYGALAGAVAAALLLGILGTRDADRDSVIGVILSFGLGMGVLLLSFYKGRSGNKFGILTGQIITVDNTNLTSLVISAVAVLAVLACIYRPLLFASVDRPVAEARGVPVNLLTVLFALLVGVSTALSVQIVGSLLVVALMVTPAAAAARVTASPLRATVLSVVFAEVAALGGIVLSLAPGLPVSAFVTAISFLIYLVCRVIAWARDRSRGVRSPRDTVETAPVPAG, via the coding sequence TTGGACGGCATGTTCGACTTCGCCAAGACCTGGGACCTGATCACCGCGCTGCCCAGCGTGCAGACCGCGCTGGTGGCCGCCGCGGTCCTCGGTCTCGTCGCCGGGATACTCGGCCCGCTGATCGTGATGCGCCGGATGTCCTTCGCCGTGCACGGCACTTCGGAGCTGGCGTTCACCGGCGCGGCAGGCGCCCTGCTGCTCGGCGTCGGCGTGGAGTACGGCGCGCTGGCCGGCGCGGTGGCGGCGGCGCTGCTGCTCGGCATCCTCGGCACCCGCGACGCCGACCGTGATTCGGTGATCGGCGTGATCCTGTCGTTCGGGCTCGGCATGGGCGTACTGCTGCTGTCGTTCTACAAAGGACGGTCGGGCAACAAGTTCGGCATCCTCACCGGCCAGATCATCACGGTGGACAACACCAACCTGACGTCGCTGGTGATCTCCGCGGTCGCGGTGCTCGCGGTGCTCGCCTGCATCTACCGGCCGCTGCTGTTCGCAAGTGTGGACCGCCCGGTGGCCGAAGCACGCGGTGTGCCGGTGAACCTGCTGACGGTGCTTTTCGCGCTCCTGGTGGGTGTTTCGACGGCGCTGAGCGTGCAGATCGTGGGCTCGCTGCTGGTGGTCGCGCTGATGGTCACGCCCGCTGCGGCGGCCGCGCGCGTGACGGCGAGCCCCTTGCGCGCGACGGTGCTCTCGGTCGTCTTCGCCGAAGTCGCCGCGCTGGGTGGCATTGTGCTTTCGCTCGCCCCCGGCCTGCCTGTGAGCGCCTTCGTCACGGCGATTTCGTTCCTGATCTACCTTGTCTGCCGCGTGATCGCCTGGGCGCGCGACCGCAGCCGCGGCGTGCGCAGCCCACGCGACACCGTCGAGACCGCTCCGGTCCCGGCCGGCTGA
- a CDS encoding alginate O-acetyltransferase AlgX-related protein translates to MSEPPQLPAVHESYLPREHALHRPRHGKRQLIALVSALLFFTTPTLLWVFGVRPGEIENHKLAGFPSLGAGFGFFTDLPKWATDQLSFRAGAIDAAGAVSRGVFGEEPPLDQGSAANSGPIPAPPLQQPGAPKSGPAGPTLPTTTQAGYRNVVQGLDGWLYYGYDAESKCTPAQDIDTTMKRIEQLRQAVESSGRKFVFAVTPDKSTMVPQFLPDSYPGKDCSQAAAPNDWYKIITEGHSLDLRPALAASAARIGKPIYAPNDTHWRDEGGLILARALADQLQPGISNSWQSAPSGQYDAVADLPLLLGKSGQFKTNQMYTLRPDGVTDRASEFLANIDTPVQRTAPPLAGTISQRTLIYGDSFSLASSRYLDAAFTNVTYLAYSTDKTTQAQAVDQFVNSQVVVLQAVERNVSGGLVPFTGEGFIQSVKTALAQHPVR, encoded by the coding sequence GTGTCCGAACCACCCCAGCTGCCCGCCGTGCACGAGTCGTACCTGCCTCGCGAACACGCGCTGCACCGTCCCCGGCACGGCAAGCGCCAGCTCATCGCGCTGGTCAGCGCGTTGCTGTTCTTCACGACGCCGACCCTGCTGTGGGTGTTCGGGGTGCGCCCCGGCGAGATCGAGAACCACAAGCTGGCCGGGTTCCCCAGCCTCGGCGCCGGCTTCGGGTTCTTCACCGACCTGCCGAAGTGGGCGACGGACCAGCTGTCCTTCCGGGCGGGCGCGATCGACGCCGCAGGCGCGGTCAGCCGGGGAGTGTTCGGCGAGGAGCCCCCGCTGGACCAGGGATCGGCGGCGAACTCCGGGCCGATTCCCGCGCCGCCGCTGCAGCAGCCCGGCGCACCGAAGTCCGGTCCGGCCGGTCCCACGCTGCCCACGACCACCCAGGCCGGATACCGCAATGTTGTGCAGGGGCTGGACGGCTGGCTCTACTACGGCTACGACGCCGAGTCCAAGTGCACGCCGGCCCAGGACATCGACACGACCATGAAGCGGATCGAGCAACTGCGTCAGGCGGTGGAATCCTCCGGCCGGAAGTTCGTGTTCGCGGTGACGCCCGACAAGTCGACGATGGTGCCCCAGTTCCTGCCCGACAGCTACCCGGGCAAGGACTGCTCGCAGGCCGCCGCGCCGAACGACTGGTACAAGATCATCACCGAAGGCCACTCGCTCGATCTGCGCCCGGCGCTGGCCGCCTCGGCCGCGCGGATCGGCAAGCCGATCTACGCGCCGAACGACACGCACTGGCGGGACGAGGGCGGGCTGATCCTCGCCCGCGCACTGGCCGACCAGCTGCAGCCGGGCATCTCGAACAGCTGGCAGTCCGCCCCGTCGGGCCAGTACGACGCGGTCGCCGACCTGCCGCTGCTGCTCGGCAAATCCGGCCAGTTCAAGACGAACCAGATGTACACCCTGCGCCCGGACGGCGTGACGGATCGGGCGTCGGAGTTCCTCGCCAACATCGACACCCCGGTGCAGCGCACGGCACCGCCGCTGGCGGGCACCATCAGCCAGCGCACGCTCATCTACGGTGACTCGTTCAGCCTGGCTTCCTCGCGCTACCTCGACGCGGCCTTCACGAACGTGACCTACCTGGCGTACTCGACGGACAAGACCACCCAGGCGCAGGCCGTGGACCAGTTCGTGAATTCCCAAGTGGTCGTGCTGCAAGCGGTGGAGCGCAATGTGTCCGGCGGGCTCGTGCCGTTCACCGGCGAAGGGTTCATCCAGAGCGTGAAGACGGCGCTGGCCCAGCACCCGGTCCGCTGA